The nucleotide window GCGCCGTTGGGTAAATATTGTGTAAGGTCGGGCGGGCGGTGATCCCGCTTGTCAGAAAGTGAATGCAAGGAAATAAACATGCAAATCAATCCCAACAAAGACACCCAACTGTGCATGTCGCTGTCGGGGCGCCCCGGGAATTTCGGCCTGCGTTTTCATAATCACCTGTATGAGCAACTGGGCCTGAATTTCTATTACAAGGCCTTCAGTAGCCAAGATTTGCCCGGTGCGGTCGGCGGTATCCGCGCACTGGGCATCCGCGGGTGCGGGGTGTCGATGCCGTTCAAGGAGGCCTGCATTGCCCTGGTCGATGAGCTGGACGCCTCCGCCGCCGCGATCCAGTCCATCAACACCATCGTCAATACCGATGGCCATTTGAAGGCTTACAACACTGACTACATCGCCGTCGCCCAATTGCTGCAAACCCATGCCGTACCCAAGGATTCGACCTTTGCCCTGCGCGGCAGCGGCGGGATGGCCAAGGCCGTGGCCAGTGCCTTGCGTGACGGTGGCTACCAGCAAGGGCTGATCGTCGCCCGCAACGAAACCGCCGGGCGGGCCCTGGCCAAGTCCCTGGGGTATGAGTGGCAAGCCGAACTGGGGGAGCAGCGGCCCCGGATGCTGATCAATGTCACGCCAATCGGCATGACCGGAGGGCCGGAAGCCGATCAACTGGCGTTCGGGCCCGACGCCATCGCCGCAGCCGAGACTGTGTTCGATGTGGTGGCCATTCCATCGGAAACGCCGCTGATCGTGCGTGCCCGGGCCGAGGGCAAACGGGTCATCACCGGATTGGAGGTGGTTGCGATCCAGGCCCTGGAGCAGTTTGTGCTGTATACCGGTGTGCGGCCCAGCCTGGAACAGTTCGAGAAAGCCGTGGCGTTTGCCCGGTCCGCGTAGGGGCTATTCCAGACGCGCGAGGCGTTCCTCCAATGCCGCGATCCGCGCTTCGAGCTCTTCGATGCGTTCCAGCGAGACGCCGCTGCCGGCACCGCGTTCCACCGGGTGCTGGCGGGCGGCGAGGATCGCCTCGATGTCCGACGGGTCGCCCATGGCATGAACGTAGCGGTCTTCCCGCTGCCCGGCCTGGCGTGGCACCAGCAGCGCCAGCCCGCGGGCAATCAGGCGTTCAAGTTGATGCAACACCTGCTCGGCGTCTTCGAAGTCATGCATGCGACCGCTGCGGGTCAACAGTTCGTTGACCGTTTGCGGGCCGCGCAGGAACAGCAGGCCCATCAGGATGACCTGGGCCGGTACCAGCTCCAGGGCCTTGTCGACCCGATGCTCCCAGCGGTCGGCGCGGCTGCCCATGACCAGTTTGGTAAAGCCGCGACCCTCCAGCGCCCGCAAGCTCTGGCCGACCTGGCCCGGGGTGAGGTTCATCACCGGTTCACGGCTGGTTTTCTGGTTGCAGGCCAGAACCAGGGCGTTGAGGGTCAATGGGTAGGTTTCCGGGTTGGTGGCCTGTTTTTCCACCAGGGCACCGAGGATGCGGATTTCCGTGCTGTTGAGCCGTGGTTCTTCGGCCTGACCTTGTTCTTCGATGCTCATCGCGCGTCCCCTATGCTGTGAAGCCGTCTAGCCTAATCCTTGCGCAATAAAAGACAAGGTGTGCAACAAGCCGTGGCTATAATCGCCTCCGTTTGATGTGTTCCCTTCCCATCACCTGCATGAGATCGCCATGACTATTTCCCTGTACGCCGCTTCCATCCCGGTTTTCAAGCAGATGCTCAACGCCATGAGTGACGTCCTGAACAAGGCCGAAGCCCACGCGACTGCAAAAAACATCGACCCGAACGCTTTCCTGCAAGCCCGCCTGTACCCGGACATGTTCCCGCTGGTGCGTCAGGTGCAGATTGCCGTGGATTTCGCCAAAGGCGTGTCCGCTCGCCTGGCCGAGATTGAAGTGCCGAAATATGACGACAGCGAAACCACCTTCGCCGAACTGCAAGCCCTGATCACCAAGGTATTGGCCTTCATCGACGGCATCAGCCCCGAGCAGATCGATGGCAAGGAAAACATCGAGATCGTCACCCGCCCGGGCACGCCGAAGGAAAAACGCTTCACCGGTCAGAACTACCTGCTGACCTACGGCCTGCCGCAATTCTTCTTCCACGTCACCACCACCTATGCGCTGTTGCGTCATAACGGTGTGGAAGTGGGCAAGCGCGACTACATGGGCGCGTTCTAAGCCCGCAGGCATGAAAAAGCCCGGGACGGTGTGAGCCGTTCCGGGCTTTTTCATCTGATGCACCCAGGTGCCTGCTTCGCGAGCAAGCCCGCTCCCACATTGGTTCCGTGGTTACCGCTGGCCCCTTGTGGGAGCGAGCCTGCTCGCGATGACGATGGTGCACCTACCGCAACGGTTATGCCGTGCGCGCGAGTCTTTCTTCCTCACCCAGGCAGGCCGCCGCGGTGAACAGCACATCGGTGGAAGAATTCAACGCCGTCTCCGCCGAATCCTGCAGAACGCCGATGATGAACCCCACGGCCACCACCTGCATGGCGATTTCACTCGGGATGCCGAACAGGCTGCACGCCAGGGGAATCAGCAGCAGCGAACCACCGGCCACGCCGGACGCGCCGCAGGCGCAAATGGCCGCGACAGCGCTCAGCAGCACCGCTGTCGGAACATCCACCACGATCCCCAGGGTATGCACCGCAGCCAGGGACAGCACGGTGATGGTGATCGCGGCGCCGGCCATGTTGATGGTCGCGCCCAGTGGGATCGACACCGAGTAGGTGTCTTCGTGAAGGCCCAGGCGTTTGCTCAGTTCCAGGTTCACCGGAATGTTGGCCGCTGAACTGCGGGTGAAGAACGCGGTGATGCCGCTTTCGCGCAGGCAGGTGAACACCAGCGGATACGGGTTGCGCCGCAGTTTCCAGAACACGATGAGCGGGTTGACCACCAGCGCGACGAACAGCATGCAGCCGATCAGCACGGTCAACAGGTGCAGGTAACCGAGCAGGGCGCCGAAGCCGGAGGTGGCCAGGGTCGAGGCGACCAGCCCGAAGATCCCCAGCGGGGCGAAGCTGATCACCAGGCGCACGATCGCGGTCACGCCGTTGGACAGGTCATCGAGCACGGTACGTGTGGTTTCGCCGGCGTGGCGCAGGGCAATCCCCAGGCCGATGGCCCAGGCCAGGATGCCGATGAAATTACCGCTGGTCAGCGCCCGGACCGGGTTATCCACTACGCTGAGCAGCAGGCTTTGCAGCACTTCGCCGATGCCACCGGGAGCGGTGACAGCCACGTCCTGGGCGGACAACACCAGGCTGGAGGGGAACAGGGTACTGGCAACCACCGCAACTATCGCCGCGGCGAAAGTGCCCAACAGATACAGGAACAGGATCGGCCGGATATGGGTTTCCTGGCCTTGCTTATGGTTGGCGATCGAAGCCATGACCAGCACGAACACTAGGATGGGGGCCACGGCCTTGAGGGCGGAGACGAAGACCTTGCCGATGAATTCAGTGGATTTCGCCACGTCCGGCGCCAGCCAGGCCAGGGTAATACCGATGATCAGGCCGATGACGATTTGCGTCACCAGGCTGGTGCGTTTGAAGCGTTGCAGAAGGGAAGGGGATAAAGCAGTCATACGGCTATCCATGTGTTTTTTGTTGTGGGCAACGGTCCGTGTTCAGGGCAACAAGCGGGCAGGCCACGTGAGCGGGACCGGAAGAAATGTTCGATATTTGCGGGTCGCGGACTTTAGCACAGCCCGGTAAAGAATCTGACGGACCTGTGACGATCCGTCACTCAGGTGTTTAAGCACATTTGTCTGTGGCCCACATTCTGTTAGGCTTTGGTTCTCTCACCTCTCTCTTCCTCCAGCGGGCCCTCAGGCCAACGCTGGTGTTGTCGTTTTCTCGGAGTTCTGCATGTTGTTACCCATTTTTCTGTTGTCGGCCGCCGGTTTCACGGTGCTGACCACGGAATTCATCATTGTTGGCCTGCTGCCATCCATCGCTCGCGACCTGCATGTCAGCATTCCCCAGGCCGGATTGCTGGTGACGCTGTTCGCGTTTACGGTGGCGGCGTTCGGGCCATTCCTGACAGCCTGGTTTGCCCGTTTCGAACGGCGCAGACTGTTTATCAGCGTACTGCTGATGTTCGGCCTGGCCAACACATTGGCGGCCGTTGCCCCCGATATCTGGGTCATGGCCATTGCCCGGTTGATCCCGGCCCTCGGCCTGCCGGTGTTCTGGGCGCTGGCCAGCGAAACGGCGGTGGACATCGTCGGGCCGCAGCATGCCGGACGGGCCATTGCCCGGATCGGCTTCGGCATTGTCTGCGCCACGGTATTCGGGATCCCGGTGGGTACGCTGATTTCCGATGCGTTCGGCTGGCGCAGTGCTTTCGCGATCCTGGCCGTCATCGCCTTCGCCAAGGCGCTATTGCTGTTCATCTACTTGCCTAAGACCAACCTGCACTTGCATCAAGTCAGCTTCCGCTCGCAGTTCAAGATCTTGCGCAGCCCGTTGATGCAAGGTCATGTGCTGTTGTCGATCCTGGTGTTCAGCGGCATGTTTACCGCCTACACCTACCTGGCAGACATCCTCGAGCGTCTCGCCGGGTTCGATGGCACGCTGGTGGGCTGGTGCCTGATGGGGTTCGGCGCCGTGGGGCTGGTGGGCAATTCCCTGGGCGGGCGAGCGGTGGACCGGCATCCGCTGATCGCGTCGATGGTGTTCTGCCTGTTCATGATCGGCGGCATGGTGGCGTTGGTGCCGAGCATTCATTCGACCCTGTGGCTGGCCGCGGCGATGGCAATCTGGGGTGTGACCCAGGCCGCGCTGTTCCTGGTCAGCCACGTGCGGTTGATGAAGGCCGCTCCAGAGGCGCCAGCCTTTGCCGCGTCGCTGAACATTGCTGGCGCCAATCTGGGCATTGGCCTGGGGGCGATGGTCGGCGGGCGGGTCATCGATACGCTGGGCCTGGGCAGCGTCGGTTTTGCGGCGGCCGGGTTCATCCTGGTATCGATCCTGCTGGCGCTGCTGCTGATGACTTTCAAGCCCCGACCCGTCCACGCTTAGTGGAACAACTCGCGACGTGCGCCCTCGGCTATCGCGACGATGCCCGGATGGCTGACCTTGCGCTCTACGGAAATGGCATAGAACGACTCGCTCACCGCGTCGGTCTGGCCAATCTCCTGCACGCCGTATTGGCGCTGCACCTCTTCGGCGATCACGCTCGGGCCGATGAAAATCCCGCTGCCTGACTGACCGAAGGCCTGCATCAACGCGCTGTCGTCGAACTCACCGACAATGCGCGGCTGGATCTGCTGCTCGGCAAACCAGCGTTGCAGGCGGCTGCGGACCACGGTTTCCGGGCCGGGGATCAGCAGGGGGGCGTCCTGCAGGCCTCGGGGGAAATCCTGCCCGTAGCGTTCGGCCAACGCGGCGGTGGCGAAGAAGCTGATGCCGCATTCCCCCAGTTTCTGGCTGTAGCCCTTGATGTCCAGGTGACTGGGCATCGGGCTGTCGGAAATCACCAGGTCCAGGCGCTGGATCGCCAGGTCCGCCAGCAGCCGTTCGAGTTTGTCCTCGCGGCAGGTGACGCGCAGCGGTTCGCTCAGCTCCATGGTCGGCGCCAGCAGTCGATAGACGATGGACTTGGGTACCACATCCGCCACCCCGACCCGGAACAGCGTCTGCTGTTCGTTGGGCTGGGCCCGCAGCATCAGCTCCAGTTCGCCTCCCAGTTGGAACATGTGCTCGGCGTAAGGCAGCGTCTGGCGACCGGCTTCGGTCAGCTCCAGTTGCCGTCCGACGCGGCGAAACAATTTGATGTTATACGTCTGCTCGAACAGGGAGATCTGCCCGCTGATGGTTTGCGGGGTCAGGTTCAACTGCTCGCACGCCCGCACGATGCTGCCTGTCTTGGCCACCACCCAGAAGTAATGCAGTTGTCGATAATTGAGCATGGGTTCACCTGGCTTCGTAAAAACCGAAGTATAGACGCTGAAAATACGAATTTTCCTGAAGTATCGACCTCTCTAGAATGCCTGGCCAATGGTGAGCCATCTTCGGGCTCCGTCTTTCCACAGAGGCATTTATTCATGACATACAAATCCCTGGGTCTTGCAGCCCTTCTGGCGATGTCTTCAATGGCACTCGTGGGCTGTGAGCAGGCCGAGAAAAGCGCTGAGCAATTGGCCCAGCAGTTGAAGGAGCAAGCGGTCGACGCGGCCCAAAAAGCCATCGACGATACCCACAAGGCTGCCGAGCAGGCGCTGAACGACGCCACTGGCGGGTTGATCAGCCCCAAAAAAGCACCGGCGGACGACGCTGACAAAACCGAATCTTCCACCCAAGCCATCTAACGCCGTCACATCGAGCCAGGACTGACCCATGGATTATCTTCTACAGCTTGCTGCCAGCCCCACCGCCTGGATCGCCCTGGCGACCCTGGTCGTCATGGAAATCGTGCTGGGTATCGATAACCTGATCTTCATTTCGATTCTGACCAACAAGCTGCCTGAACAGCATCGTGCCAAGGCGCGGCGGATCGGGATCGGCATGGCGCTGATCCTGCGCCTGGGCTTGTTGAGCACTATCGCGTTCATCGTACAGTTGACGGAACCGGTCATCGAAATCCTCGGCCAGGCGTTCTCCTGGAAGGACATGATCCTGATCGCCGGCGGCCTGTTCCTGTTGTGGAAAGCCACGACCGAGATCCACCACAGC belongs to Pseudomonas sp. B21-028 and includes:
- a CDS encoding DUF1993 family protein, producing MTISLYAASIPVFKQMLNAMSDVLNKAEAHATAKNIDPNAFLQARLYPDMFPLVRQVQIAVDFAKGVSARLAEIEVPKYDDSETTFAELQALITKVLAFIDGISPEQIDGKENIEIVTRPGTPKEKRFTGQNYLLTYGLPQFFFHVTTTYALLRHNGVEVGKRDYMGAF
- the nhaR gene encoding transcriptional activator NhaR produces the protein MLNYRQLHYFWVVAKTGSIVRACEQLNLTPQTISGQISLFEQTYNIKLFRRVGRQLELTEAGRQTLPYAEHMFQLGGELELMLRAQPNEQQTLFRVGVADVVPKSIVYRLLAPTMELSEPLRVTCREDKLERLLADLAIQRLDLVISDSPMPSHLDIKGYSQKLGECGISFFATAALAERYGQDFPRGLQDAPLLIPGPETVVRSRLQRWFAEQQIQPRIVGEFDDSALMQAFGQSGSGIFIGPSVIAEEVQRQYGVQEIGQTDAVSESFYAISVERKVSHPGIVAIAEGARRELFH
- a CDS encoding MFS transporter encodes the protein MLLPIFLLSAAGFTVLTTEFIIVGLLPSIARDLHVSIPQAGLLVTLFAFTVAAFGPFLTAWFARFERRRLFISVLLMFGLANTLAAVAPDIWVMAIARLIPALGLPVFWALASETAVDIVGPQHAGRAIARIGFGIVCATVFGIPVGTLISDAFGWRSAFAILAVIAFAKALLLFIYLPKTNLHLHQVSFRSQFKILRSPLMQGHVLLSILVFSGMFTAYTYLADILERLAGFDGTLVGWCLMGFGAVGLVGNSLGGRAVDRHPLIASMVFCLFMIGGMVALVPSIHSTLWLAAAMAIWGVTQAALFLVSHVRLMKAAPEAPAFAASLNIAGANLGIGLGAMVGGRVIDTLGLGSVGFAAAGFILVSILLALLLMTFKPRPVHA
- a CDS encoding YceH family protein — its product is MSIEEQGQAEEPRLNSTEIRILGALVEKQATNPETYPLTLNALVLACNQKTSREPVMNLTPGQVGQSLRALEGRGFTKLVMGSRADRWEHRVDKALELVPAQVILMGLLFLRGPQTVNELLTRSGRMHDFEDAEQVLHQLERLIARGLALLVPRQAGQREDRYVHAMGDPSDIEAILAARQHPVERGAGSGVSLERIEELEARIAALEERLARLE
- a CDS encoding shikimate 5-dehydrogenase, whose amino-acid sequence is MQINPNKDTQLCMSLSGRPGNFGLRFHNHLYEQLGLNFYYKAFSSQDLPGAVGGIRALGIRGCGVSMPFKEACIALVDELDASAAAIQSINTIVNTDGHLKAYNTDYIAVAQLLQTHAVPKDSTFALRGSGGMAKAVASALRDGGYQQGLIVARNETAGRALAKSLGYEWQAELGEQRPRMLINVTPIGMTGGPEADQLAFGPDAIAAAETVFDVVAIPSETPLIVRARAEGKRVITGLEVVAIQALEQFVLYTGVRPSLEQFEKAVAFARSA
- the sstT gene encoding serine/threonine transporter SstT, translating into MTALSPSLLQRFKRTSLVTQIVIGLIIGITLAWLAPDVAKSTEFIGKVFVSALKAVAPILVFVLVMASIANHKQGQETHIRPILFLYLLGTFAAAIVAVVASTLFPSSLVLSAQDVAVTAPGGIGEVLQSLLLSVVDNPVRALTSGNFIGILAWAIGLGIALRHAGETTRTVLDDLSNGVTAIVRLVISFAPLGIFGLVASTLATSGFGALLGYLHLLTVLIGCMLFVALVVNPLIVFWKLRRNPYPLVFTCLRESGITAFFTRSSAANIPVNLELSKRLGLHEDTYSVSIPLGATINMAGAAITITVLSLAAVHTLGIVVDVPTAVLLSAVAAICACGASGVAGGSLLLIPLACSLFGIPSEIAMQVVAVGFIIGVLQDSAETALNSSTDVLFTAAACLGEEERLARTA